From the genome of Fusarium keratoplasticum isolate Fu6.1 chromosome 11, whole genome shotgun sequence, one region includes:
- a CDS encoding Aa-trans domain-containing protein: MSTDNKQDKSQGEMAAPERQRQYSLQGADDINTVNEGGDIMETKEQSDEPVQNIFNQGGKNYRTLGRWDTVFVLVTNQVGLGVLSLPGCLKVLGVVPGVIAIIGLGSLSAYTAFELLQFYRRYPHVVNVVDMCGIVAGRPLEIIAGIGLMIKVMMTCASASVTLSVSFNTLSNHAICTVGFVSIAVVACWVLCLPRTVQFVSQSGIPSTISIMAAALIVMIGLGVAQPSQAPPGWEKEIEIIGHPTFRQGLNACLKICYAYAGNISFVSYMAEMKNPSKDFPMALACLEVFSITLYTIVAIAIYCLAGEYTTSPALGSAPKIPAMAAYGVVLPAVFATAMAFGHTGIKYMYVVVMRAIKATDQVTDKSFKSWGIWVACVTLYWIIVWVISNAIPIFDSILSISSATTIAWFTFGLSAIFWFHLNWGNLTKDWKKITLSIINGLLIVQSVFMNAAGLWSSISELIAIFDDDKSSVRGAFSCGDNSVV; encoded by the coding sequence ATGTCCACGGAcaacaaacaagacaagTCTCAAGGCGAGATGGCCGCTCCCGAGAGACAACGCCAGTACTCCCTCCAAGGCGCCGATGACATCAACACTGTCAACGAAGGCGGCGACATCATGGAGACCAAAGAACAATCGGACGAGCCCGTACAAAACATCTTCAACCAAGGCGGCAAGAACTACCGAACACTCGGTCGATGGGACACCGTCTTCGTCCTGGTCACCAACCAGGTCGGCCTTGGCGTTCTGTCTCTCCCCGGCTGCCTCAAGGTTCTCGGTGTCGTCCCCGgcgtcatcgccatcatcggtcTTGGTTCTCTCTCTGCCTACACTGCTTTCGAGTTGCTCCAGTTCTACCGGCGCTATCCCCATGTTGTCAACGTCGTCGACATGTGCGGTATCGTTGCTGGCAGGCCACTTGAAATAATTGCAGGTATTGGATTAATGATCAAAGTCATGATGACTTGCGCCTCTGCTAGTGTTACCCTCTCCGTCTCGTTTAATACGCTCAGCAACCACGCCATATGCACAGTCGGCTTCGTTAGTATTGCCGTTGTCGCTTGCTGGGTTCTCTGCCTTCCCCGTACCGTCCAGTTTGTGTCGCAGTCCGGTATTCCCTCTaccatcagcatcatggccgctGCGCTTATCGTCATGattggtcttggtgttgcaCAGCCCTCCCAGGCCCCTCCTGGCTGGGAAAAGGAAATCGAAATCATCGGCCACCCTACCTTCCGTCAAGGTCTTAACGCCTGTCTCAAGATCTGCTACGCCTATGCCGGCAACATCAGCTTCGTCTCGTATatggccgagatgaagaacccAAGCAAGGACTTCCCTATGGCCCTGGCTTGCCTCGAGGTCTTTTCTATCACTCTTTATACCATTGTGGCTATTGCCATCTACTGTCTTGCCGGAGAATATACCACCTCGCCAGCCCTCGGTTCCGCACCAAAGATCCCTGCTATGGCTGCCTACGGTGTTGTCTTGCCTGCTGTCTTTGCCACAGCTATGGCCTTCGGACACACCGGTATCAAGTACATGTACGTTGTGGTTATGCgagccatcaaggccacagACCAGGTCACCGACAAGAGCTTCAAGTCCTGGGGCATCTGGGTGGCTTGCGTGACCCTTTACTGGATCATCGTGTGGGTGATTTCCAAcgccatccccatctttgattccatcctctccatctcctcggcgacAACGATCGCTTGGTTCACTTTTGGTCTGAGCGCCATCTTCTGGTTCCACCTCAACTGGGGTAACCTTACCAAGGACTGGAAGAAGATCACTCTGAGCATTATCAACGGTCTTCTCATCGTCCAATCCGTTTTCATGAATGCTGCCGGTTTGTGGTCTTCAATTTCCGAGTTGATTGCCATTTTCGATGACGACAAGAGCTCGGTCAGGGGCGCCTTTTCTTGCGGTGACAACTCTGTTGTATAA
- a CDS encoding HET domain-containing protein: MDPASLAFGVVSLAMQLMQTTTAIKKLIADYKSAAKDLAVLSDKLDDIEAVCHSLEVVLANFDEIRNPWEATLLNKLYKAIGDCRDKVSLAYDAVRKVTARHKNGRASLATVGSLFLQHRAQIRQCSDDLDRSLSSLQLHMTTNILWENADDETTFYGYAILYNANDVCRFLVEHLPDSLQRTSSHISPAPPLVSAGVYYGLKQLAFDYVDLRGDALTPGEFSTMLIAISSPARDVKTYVDYCKQRLSDRWKPFNLCLYSYLVSTFELWHNSQRYNILDDWAPILIDVLSNGVDIHTKTWLDERQLKELEGLSAVHRILASADSSQMAMERCRLWLDLLERVGVDIEQYLDVEIEHCTATWFQKGTDIGTGFRKIFAIQEFGGRRVPCWTQEIDGICPLAQDMAPKRGPSGDPEGPPSVEESGLIPLLLDIQECRIPQQKMIWIVENLECLGRRQSKKRKLGSLKQKESADADEEPFWYRQEINAFNDSNFVALSYTWEASETEVQNPKEEGHIIETRDRKNAYHSSVRNSVLERITRYMQRHQVPLLWIDRHSIPQKVCQQPTCKHEACNKKQHALDAMDRVYSLSDHPVALLGRPINKESEMATLAAILKGQLVECVDGEFQLRETTTSEKAQEALQLLYEITTDKWWSRAWTFQENYRAGLKMTLLIHHSPDLEKPKRIFRHSGKALFNLIPGELSVQSVRFSENATKFCLAFNNLTKKAKGDEEKIQHILRTAGKYTLLLQKSTSMSGIIVSDVLARGVTEPWDLLAIIANCCQYATRLKSTMLQEKSKKGVTLSLSIIALRLLNGEILRNDSAIPASPIDCIHDLFFDGFRAPQGERSLTFNKGCRFVDVQLRTDGIKTTGHLWKLEEPLKAPRSSPRLSQESQRGQQQLPDYHRTRLLQLMELLKANKRKSYTNLINDLKAFLDEDAMIEDEGSFGLRYRRMMARELVRAMDADEGLSLGRLCDSSGSITVHRGIFITGPKAGSLDDQSVTHVFTSLWSETNESDEYYGNDLDHHVSLGVETGDKGLDGPCHLYTKKWVLGLCFFEGVTAYNVVLPWPSGLLEQNVKSDVEGVVENLL; the protein is encoded by the exons ATGGATCCCGCTTCCCTCGCATTCGGCGTCGTCTCCCTGGCGATGCAGCTGATGCAAACGACGAccgccatcaagaagctgaTTGCCGATTACAAGTCTGCCGCCAAAGACCTTGCAGTCCTCTCGGATAAGCTCGACGACATTGAGGCAGTCTGCCACTCGCTCGAAGTTGTCCTAGCCAACTTTGATGAAATCCGAAACCCATGGGAGGCCACGCTTTTGAACAAGTTGTACAAAGCTATTGGAGACTGCCGCGACAAAGTATCTCTTGCGTACGATGCTGTTCGCAAAGTCACGGCCCGTCACAAGAATGGGCGCGCCTCTTTGGCCACAGTTGGCAGCTTATTTCTGCAACACAGAGCCCAGATCCGGCAGTGTAGTGATGATCTGGATCGATCTCTGTCTTCACTTCAACTACACATGACTACTAATATCCT CTGGGAGAatgccgacgacgagacaACTTTCTACGGG TATGCTATCTTGTACAATGCCAATGATGTCTGCCGATTTCTCGTTGAACATCTACCAGATTCGCTTCAAAG GACTTCGAGTCACATATCGCCGGCACCTCCGCTCGTTTCTGCTGGTGTTTACTATGGACTGAAACAACTGGCCTTTGACTACGTTGATTTGAGAGGCGATGCACTTACCCCCGGCGAGTTTTCAACCATGCTCATTGCCATCTCCTCGCCAGCCCGCGATGTCAAGACTTATGTTGATTATTGCAAACAACGCCTTTCGGACAGGTGGAAGCCCTTCAACTTGTGTCTTTACTCATATCTTGTGAGTACGTTTGAACTGTGGCACAATTCGCAGCGGTATAACATTCTGGACGACTGGGCTCCCATCCTTATTGACGTGTTGTCGAATGGTGTCGACATCCATACGAAAACCTGGCTGGATGAACGACAGTTGAAAGAACTTGAAGGGCTCAGTGCCGTTCACAGAATACTTGCCTCAGCAGATTCGTCTCAAATGGCCATGGAACGATGTCGCCTCTGGCTAGACTTGTTGGAAcgagttggtgttgacatTGAGCAGTATCTTGATGTCGAAATTGAGCACTGTACTGCGACGTGGTTCCAGAAGGGCACAGATATTGGTACAGGGTTCCGCAAGATATTTGCCATCCAAGAGTTCGGAGGTAGGCGTGTGCCATGCTGGACTCAAGAGATCGATGGCATATGCCCG TTGGCTCAAGATATGGCGCCAAAACGAGGTCCTTCAGGGGACCCCGAGGGGCCTCCCTCAGTCGAAGAATCTGGCCTGATTCCCCTCCTGTTGGACATCCAGGAATGCCGCATTCCCCAACAGAAGATGATATGGATCGTCGAGAATCTCGAATGCCTCGGTCGTAGGCAATCGAAAAAAAGGAAACTCGGCTCTTTGAAACAGAAAGAGTccgccgacgccgacgaaGAGCCCTTTTGGTACCGACAAGAGATCAACGCCTTCAACGACAGCAATTTCGTGGCGTTGTCTTATACCTGGGAAGCATCAGAAACCGAAGTTCAAAATCCAAAAGAGGAGGGTCATATTATCGAAACGAGGGACAGAAAGAATGCGTACCACTCCAGCGTGCGTAACTCTGTACTGGAACGCATCACGAGATACATGCAACGGCATCAGGTTCCGTTACTGTGGATCGATCGGCACAGCATTCCTCAAAAGGTCTGCCAGCAGCCGACGTGTAAGCATGAGGCATGCAACAAGAAGCAACACGCATTGGATGCCATGGACCGAGTTTACTCACTCAGCGACCATCCCgttgctcttcttggacGGCCGATTAATAAAGAGAGTGAAATGGCAACTCTCGCTGCCATACTCAAAGGCCAACTGGTGGAATGCGTGGATGGGGAGTTCCAGCTGAGAGAGACAACGACATCCGAGAAAGCTCAGGAGGCTCTGCAGCTACTCTACGAAATCACCACAGACAAGTGGTGGTCGCGAGCGTGGACATTTCAGGAGAATTATCGTGCCGGGTTGAAAATGACGCTCCTCATTCATCACAGCCCAGACCTAGAGAAGCCAAAACGAATATTCCGTCACTCAGGAAAGGCGCTGTTCAATCTCATCCCTGGAGAATTGAGTGTTCAGTCGGTCAGGTTTTCTGAGAATGCGACCAAGTTCTGTCTCGCCTTTAATAATCTCACCAAGAAGGCGAAGGGGGACGAAGAGAAGATCCAACACATATTGAGAACTGCTGGAAAGTATACATTGCTACTTCAAAAGTCGACCTCAATGTCCGGCATCATCGTCTCAGATGTCCTCGCCAGAGGAGTCACGGAGCCCTGGGATCTtctggccatcatcgccaactgTTGTCAATATGCAACACGTCTCAAAAGCACCATGTTACAGGAAAAGAGCAAAAAGGGCGTTACTCTCAGTCTCTCAATTATAGCACTGCGACTATTAAACGGAGAAATTTTGAGGAATGACTCAGCTATTCCTGCGAGTCCTATTGATTGCATTCACGATCTCTTCTTTGATGGCTTCCGGGCACCTCAAGGTGAAAGAAGTCTCACCTTCAACAAGGGCTGCCGTTTTGTCGATGTGCAACTCAGAACTGACGGCATTAAAACGACGGGCCACTTGTGGAAACTAGAAGAGCCGCTCAAAGCGCCGAGGTCGTCGCCGCGGTTATCGCAAGAGAGTCAGAGAGGACAGCAGCAACTGCCCGACTACCACAGGACACGCCTACTACAACTCATGGAGCTTTTGAAGGCAAATAAACGCAAGAGCTACACGAATCTGATCAATGATTTGAAGGCGTTCCTCGACGAAGACGCCATgattgaagatgaaggcTCGTTCGGCCTCAGATATCGCAGGATGATGGCCAGAGAGTTGGTAAGAGCCATGGATGCGGATGAAGGGCTATCACTCGGCCGTCTTTGCGACAGTAGTGGGAGTATCACTGTCCATCGTGGAATTTTTATAACCGGGCCGAAAGCAGGCAGTTTGGATGACCAGTCCGTCACGCACGTATTTACCTCGCTTTGGTCTGAAACAAACGAGAGCGACGAGTACTACGGCAACGACCTCGATCATCATGTTTCCCTTGGAGTTGAAACGGGAGATAAAGGCCTCGACGGACCGTGTCATTTGTATACGAAGAAATGGGTTCTGGGTCTATGTTTCTTCGAGGGCGTTACGGCATACAATGTCGTCCTTCCGTGGCCATCGGGGTTGCTGGAACAGAACGTCAAAAGCGATGTAGAAGGTGTGGTGGAAAATTTATTATAA
- a CDS encoding HET domain-containing protein, producing MSETSYSALSYVWGDVSDTIEINLNNSSFKIGRNLHAGLAQLRENGMHDWLWVDSICIQQSDLDEKSYQVGLMGAIFSNADCVYSWLGPGSNGSDAAMDFISRIGPTALKLAVLDLLPRDDRVIDYLNNPASYKDYTGTDGDVLEYARFIHDVLHEPDLRGKDHDDEGVAAGMQGLMERDYWHRIWINQEVALAKEVVIVCGTKTMPLSMLEATLEVVDYCYTGYRFHSPETRDFGRGLHSNFSHNLAMEIRTQKLRGDKIPLDSLLFNGMAPPDRPFYSATDPRDIVFGLLGVTTDNDRLGIRVDYRASMAEVFTATTRAFIENNDRFWGAFKLDSCVPKEEGVDDLPSWVPDWREMGTNGITEDAINVSMLFDAAPPIPVPLVTRTSSDDSLGILRCYGSRVDLITEVLQPHKEIHDTDHLAMNRANSESRLQSICGFMNLGTETGPGEDYIWRVLLAPHWYRRINASMSEDTAALVRKVMRRSSIDAGTLTSEQTKFIQDLRDFWNKPPKLDDFSAQLANARKRLQENERDLNHKRTLFKTTKSMLGLGYKMVRPGDLVTLIWGLGSPIILRPRDGGGFTFVGDAYVDGIMHGEFKEYLLAKSTREYLLDQTFTEFREEFEIH from the coding sequence ATGAGCGAGACCAGCTATTCGGCTCTATCCTACGTGTGGGGAGATGTCTCAGACACAATCGAGATCAACCTGAATAACTCTTCCTTCAAAATCGGTCGAAATCTCCACGCTGGACTCGCGCAGCTACGAGAAAATGGCATGCATGACTGGCTGTGGGTCGACTCAATATGCATTCAGCAGTCTGATCTCGATGAAAAGAGCTATCAAGTCGGCCTTATGGGAGCCATATTTAGCAATGCAGATTGCGTATACTCTTGGTTGGGCCCAGGCTCAAATGGGAGTGACGCAGCGATGGACTTTATCTCTCGCATAGGCCCAACAGCCCTGAAGCTTGCGGTATTGGATTTGCTGCCCAGGGATGACAGGGTCATTGATTACCTCAATAACCCAGCTTCCTACAAGGATTATACAGGGACAGATGGTGATGTATTGGAATATGCTCGCTTTATACACGATGTCCTCCACGAGCCAGATCTCCGAGGCAAAGATCATGATGACGAGGGCGTTGCCGCCGGAATGCAGGGACTGATGGAAAGAGATTACTGGCACCGGATCTGGATCAATCAAGAAGTTGCTCTTGCGAAAGAGGTCGTCATCGTGTGTGGCACCAAAACTATGCCATTGAGTATGCTTGAAGCCACTCTGGAAGTCGTGGATTATTGCTACACTGGCTATCGTTTTCACAGCCCCGAAACGAGAGACTTTGGCAGGGGCTTGCACAGTAACTTTTCCCACAATTTGGCTATGGAAATACGCACCCAGAAGCTTCGGGGGGACAAGATACCTCTAgacagcctcctcttcaacggCATGGCCCCTCCAGATCGTCCATTTTACTCGGCTACGGACCCGAGAGATATTGTTTTTGGACTACTGGGCGTCACTACGGACAACGATCGTCTGGGTATTCGTGTAGACTACAGAGCGAGCATGGCTGAAGTTTTCACTGCCACGACGAGAGCGTTTATCGAGAACAATGACAGGTTCTGGGGGGCGTTCAAGCTCGACAGCTGCGTTCCAAAAGAGGAGGGGGTTGATGACTTGCCTTCTTGGGTGCCCGACTGGCGAGAGATGGGGACAAATGGCATCACAGAAGATGCAATCAACGTATCCATGTTATTCGATGCGGCCCCGCCAATTCCGGTGCCTCTTGTCACTCGGACCAGCTCCGACGACAGCCTCGGAATTCTTCGTTGCTATGGGAGTCGAGTTGATCTCATCACCGAAGTCTTGCAACCACACAAAGAAATCCATGACACAGACCACCTAGCTATGAATCGCGCAAACTCTGAGTCAAGGCTACAGTCGATTTGTGGTTTCATGAATCTTGGAACTGAGACTGGCCCTGGAGAGGACTACATATGGCGAGTTCTTCTGGCACCTCATTGGTACAGGAGAATAAACGCCTCCATGAGCGAAGATACTGCAGCTTTGGTCCGCAAAGTCATGCGCCGGAGTTCCATTGATGCTGGTACCTTGACTTCAGAACAAACAAAATTTATCCAAGATCTGCGAGATTTCTGGAACAAGCCCCCAAAGCTCGACGACTTTTCGGCACAGCTTGCAAATGCTCGCAAGAGACTTCAGGAAAACGAGAGGGATCTTAATCACAAGAGGACTCTCTTCAAGACAACTAAGAGCatgcttgggcttggatATAAGATGGTTCGACCTGGTGATTTGGTTACTCTGATCTGGGGACTAGGGTCGCCGATTATCTTGCGCCCGCGAGATGGCGGGGGGTTTACCTTTGTGGGGGATGCGTATGTGGATGGGATTATGCATGGGGAGTTTAAAGAATATTTATTAGCTAAGTCAACCCGAGAGTATCTATTAGATCAGACCTTTACGGAGTTTAGAGAGGAGTTTGAGATTCACTGA